Proteins encoded by one window of Streptomyces sp. LX-29:
- a CDS encoding acyl-CoA dehydrogenase, which yields MWFDLDDAQREFARTLNRMLSAADTPAVARAWAAGEHGPGRALWTRLSDAGVFALAVPEAYEGVGPLPVELAVALIEAGRHAVPGPLVETVAASALLTALAEEADASAGDPGDNAQALGGTTPSTGDTPRNPDSTTPSTGHNPRNPDSTTPSTGENPQNPDSTAPSTGHNPQNPGSTTGNADDATKDAHDTARGPDDITESSARAAAGFWLPRIASGRASVTLAAPAGGPYALDADAADAVFVVEAEGPTLRLAAGHSPVQPSFDPARRLARPVPAGTVLARGRAVAAATARATDWAAFATAAQTLGVGLTLLDRTVAYAKQRAQFGRPIGSFQAVKHRLADVHVALEFARPLLYGAAVALARGARDAGAAVAAAKVAAGEAAYDAARAALQLHGALGYTDEYPLSLWFRKARALRMAWGSPAHCRARVLAG from the coding sequence ATGTGGTTTGACCTGGACGACGCACAGAGGGAGTTCGCCCGGACGCTGAACCGGATGCTGTCGGCCGCCGACACCCCGGCGGTCGCGCGCGCCTGGGCGGCGGGCGAGCACGGCCCCGGCCGCGCGCTGTGGACCCGGCTCTCGGACGCCGGCGTCTTCGCCCTGGCCGTACCGGAGGCGTACGAGGGCGTGGGCCCGCTGCCGGTGGAGTTGGCGGTCGCGCTGATCGAGGCCGGGCGGCACGCGGTGCCGGGGCCACTGGTCGAGACGGTCGCCGCGTCGGCCCTGCTGACAGCCCTCGCCGAAGAGGCGGACGCCTCCGCCGGGGATCCAGGCGACAACGCCCAGGCCCTGGGCGGCACCACCCCGAGCACGGGCGACACCCCCCGGAACCCGGACAGCACCACCCCGAGCACGGGCCACAACCCCCGGAACCCGGACAGCACCACCCCGAGCACAGGCGAGAACCCCCAGAACCCAGACAGCACCGCCCCGAGCACAGGCCACAACCCCCAGAACCCAGGCAGCACCACCGGCAACGCGGACGACGCGACCAAGGACGCGCACGACACCGCCAGGGGCCCGGACGACATCACCGAGTCGTCCGCCCGCGCGGCGGCCGGGTTCTGGCTGCCGCGAATCGCCTCCGGTCGGGCCTCGGTCACGCTGGCCGCCCCCGCCGGCGGCCCGTACGCGCTGGACGCGGACGCCGCGGACGCGGTGTTCGTCGTCGAGGCCGAGGGGCCGACGCTGCGACTGGCGGCCGGGCACAGCCCGGTGCAGCCCTCCTTCGACCCGGCGCGCCGGCTGGCCCGACCGGTCCCGGCCGGCACGGTGCTCGCGCGGGGCCGCGCGGTGGCGGCGGCGACCGCGCGGGCCACGGACTGGGCCGCCTTCGCCACCGCGGCCCAGACGCTGGGCGTGGGGCTGACACTGCTGGATCGCACCGTCGCATATGCGAAGCAGCGCGCTCAGTTCGGCCGCCCGATCGGCTCCTTCCAGGCGGTCAAGCACCGGCTGGCCGACGTGCACGTGGCGCTGGAGTTCGCCCGTCCGCTGCTGTACGGGGCGGCGGTGGCGCTGGCCCGCGGGGCGCGGGACGCCGGTGCCGCGGTCGCCGCCGCCAAGGTCGCGGCGGGCGAAGCCGCGTACGACGCCGCGCGGGCGGCGCTTCAACTGCACGGGGCGCTCGGTTACACGGACGAGTACCCACTGTCCCTCTGGTTCCGGAAGGCCCGTGCTCTCCGGATGGCCTGGGGCAGCCCCGCGCACTGCCGTGCTCGCGTGCTCGCCGGCTGA
- a CDS encoding SDR family oxidoreductase — protein sequence MTDNRARYVPGHGLLTGRTAVITAAAGSGIGGATARRFLEEGARVVIGDAHAPRTARAAGALAEEFGAERVAGMACDVTREDAVAALLDLARERHGRLDIVVNNAGLGGTAELADMTDTQWHAVVDTTLNGTFRCTRAALRRMRADGRGGVIVNNASVLGWRAQAGQAHYAAAKAGVMALTRCAAVEAAVFGVRINAVAPSLALHPHLAKVTTARVLTDLVEREAFGRAAEPWEVANVIVFLASDYSSYMTGETVSVSGQHP from the coding sequence GTGACGGACAACAGGGCGCGGTACGTCCCGGGACACGGTCTGCTCACCGGGCGCACCGCCGTCATCACCGCCGCCGCGGGCAGCGGCATCGGCGGCGCCACCGCCCGCCGCTTCCTGGAGGAGGGGGCCCGGGTCGTCATCGGCGACGCCCACGCACCCCGCACCGCGCGGGCGGCCGGGGCGCTCGCCGAGGAGTTCGGCGCGGAGCGCGTCGCGGGCATGGCGTGCGACGTCACTCGGGAGGACGCCGTCGCCGCACTGCTGGACCTCGCGCGGGAGCGCCACGGACGGCTGGACATCGTGGTGAACAACGCGGGGCTCGGCGGCACCGCAGAACTGGCGGACATGACCGACACGCAGTGGCACGCCGTGGTCGACACCACCCTCAACGGCACCTTCCGCTGCACCCGCGCCGCGCTGCGCCGGATGCGCGCGGACGGCCGCGGCGGCGTCATCGTCAACAACGCCTCCGTCCTCGGCTGGCGCGCCCAGGCCGGCCAGGCCCACTACGCGGCGGCCAAGGCCGGCGTCATGGCGCTCACCCGCTGCGCCGCCGTCGAGGCGGCCGTCTTCGGGGTGCGGATCAACGCGGTCGCGCCGAGCCTGGCCCTGCACCCGCACCTGGCGAAGGTCACCACCGCGCGGGTGCTCACCGATCTCGTCGAACGGGAGGCGTTCGGTCGGGCCGCCGAGCCGTGGGAGGTCGCCAATGTCATCGTCTTCCTGGCCAGCGACTACTCCTCGTACATGACGGGCGAGACGGTGTCCGTGAGCGGGCAGCACCCGTGA
- a CDS encoding acyl-CoA dehydrogenase family protein, with the protein MSATHEVLNQAPPLIDFSTADDAALLEALRRDGAEWGVPEVREVGRRAGSAEVQEWARMAEENPPVLHTHDRYGHRVDEVEYHPAYHRLMTVAVESGQHAAAWSEPRAGAHLVRAAKFYAFAQAEPGHGCPISMTYAAVPALRAQPDLAAVYEPLLGARTYDFGLRPPLEKRGLIAGMSMTEKQGGSDVRANTTWAEAQPDGSYALTGHKWFTSAPMSDVFLTLAQADEGLTCFLVPRVLPDGTRNPIRLQRLKNKLGNRSNASSEIEYEGALAWRVGEPGRGVRTIVEMVNMTRLDCVIGSAAGMRAGLRQAMHHAEHRRAFGAELIDQPLMRNVLADLAIESEAATTLALRLATALDRAEAGDPAEAALRRLGLAVSKYWVCKRGSAHAAEALECLGGNGYVEDSGMPRLYREAPLLSIWEGSGNVAALDVLRALGREEGVWDAFLAEVDAAAGADARLDAAIARLRELLPQLADPQRAQVLARRLAEQMALVLQGSLLVRHSHPAVADAFCASRLGGDWGHAFGTLPPGADTGPILERARLKDVR; encoded by the coding sequence GTGAGCGCAACCCACGAGGTCCTCAACCAGGCTCCGCCGCTGATCGACTTCAGCACCGCCGACGACGCCGCCCTGCTGGAGGCGCTGCGCCGGGACGGAGCCGAGTGGGGTGTGCCGGAGGTCAGGGAGGTGGGCCGGCGCGCCGGCTCCGCCGAGGTGCAGGAGTGGGCGCGGATGGCCGAGGAGAACCCCCCGGTGCTGCACACCCACGACCGGTACGGCCACCGGGTGGACGAGGTCGAATACCACCCGGCCTACCACCGGTTGATGACGGTCGCCGTCGAGAGCGGCCAGCACGCGGCGGCCTGGAGCGAGCCCCGCGCGGGCGCGCATCTGGTGCGCGCCGCCAAGTTCTACGCCTTCGCGCAGGCCGAGCCCGGCCACGGCTGTCCGATCTCGATGACGTACGCCGCGGTCCCCGCGCTGCGCGCGCAGCCGGACCTGGCGGCCGTGTACGAGCCGCTGCTCGGAGCCCGTACCTACGACTTCGGGCTGCGGCCCCCGCTGGAGAAGCGCGGGCTGATCGCCGGGATGTCGATGACGGAGAAGCAGGGCGGCTCGGACGTGCGGGCCAACACCACGTGGGCGGAGGCCCAGCCGGACGGCTCCTACGCGCTCACCGGCCACAAGTGGTTCACCTCCGCGCCGATGAGCGACGTCTTCCTGACCCTGGCACAGGCCGACGAGGGGCTGACCTGCTTCCTGGTGCCGCGCGTCCTGCCCGACGGCACGCGCAACCCGATCCGGCTCCAGCGGCTCAAGAACAAGCTGGGCAACCGCTCCAACGCCTCCTCCGAGATCGAGTACGAGGGAGCCCTCGCCTGGCGGGTCGGCGAGCCCGGCCGCGGGGTGCGCACCATCGTGGAGATGGTCAACATGACCCGGCTGGACTGCGTGATCGGTTCGGCCGCCGGCATGCGCGCCGGGTTGCGACAGGCGATGCACCACGCGGAGCACCGGCGGGCGTTCGGCGCCGAGCTGATCGACCAGCCGCTGATGCGGAACGTCCTGGCGGACCTGGCCATCGAGTCCGAGGCGGCCACCACGCTCGCGCTGCGGCTGGCCACCGCCCTGGACCGGGCGGAGGCCGGCGACCCGGCGGAGGCGGCGCTGCGCCGGCTGGGGCTGGCGGTGAGCAAGTACTGGGTGTGCAAGCGGGGCAGCGCGCACGCCGCCGAGGCGCTGGAGTGCCTGGGCGGCAACGGCTATGTCGAGGACTCCGGCATGCCGCGGCTGTACCGTGAGGCGCCGCTGCTCTCCATCTGGGAGGGCTCGGGCAATGTCGCCGCCCTGGACGTGCTGCGCGCGCTGGGCCGTGAGGAGGGCGTGTGGGACGCCTTCCTGGCCGAGGTGGACGCCGCCGCGGGCGCCGACGCCCGACTGGACGCGGCGATCGCGCGGCTGCGCGAGCTGCTCCCGCAACTCGCCGACCCTCAGCGAGCCCAGGTGCTCGCCCGCCGGCTCGCCGAGCAGATGGCCCTCGTCCTCCAGGGCAGCCTGCTGGTGCGCCACAGCCACCCGGCGGTCGCGGACGCCTTCTGCGCCTCCCGGCTCGGCGGTGACTGGGGACACGCCTTCGGCACGCTGCCTCCCGGCGCCGACACCGGCCCCATCCTGGAGCGCGCCCGCCTCAAGGACGTCCGTTGA
- a CDS encoding acyl-CoA dehydrogenase family protein, translating into MDLDPSPDEAAFRAEARSWLAAHVPTAPLPSLETAEGFAAHRAWERILAANGWSVVSWPRRYGGRGASTTEWLLFEQEYYAAGAPGRVSQNGTQLLAPTLFAHGTAEQRARVLPPMADGEVIWAQAWSEPEAGSDLAALRATARRTSGGWLLYGQKTWSSRAAFADRAFGLFRGGPAGERPHQGLTYVMFPLDAPGVTVRPIRRLDGKPAFAELFLDGVFVPDRDVIGEPGQGWRVAMSTAGSERGLTLRSPGRFTAAAARLAALWRERADPADTALRDRVADAVIAARAYHLRACATATRETEAAASRAAETRAGEARAAETRSGTRASARATVRRAATAATARAADRQRADNPAEASVNKVFWSELDLALHETALDLLGPYGELSDAAADAPGGGRWAEGYVFSLAGPVYAGTNEIQRDIIAERLLGLDRGRR; encoded by the coding sequence ATGGACCTGGACCCCAGCCCGGACGAAGCGGCCTTCCGCGCGGAGGCGCGGTCCTGGCTGGCCGCGCACGTCCCCACCGCCCCGCTGCCCTCGCTGGAGACCGCCGAGGGCTTCGCCGCGCACCGCGCGTGGGAGCGCATCCTGGCCGCGAACGGCTGGTCGGTGGTCTCCTGGCCGCGGCGCTACGGCGGCCGGGGGGCGTCGACCACCGAGTGGCTGCTCTTCGAGCAGGAGTACTACGCGGCCGGGGCGCCCGGCCGTGTCAGCCAGAACGGCACCCAACTGCTGGCCCCCACCCTCTTCGCGCACGGCACCGCCGAGCAGCGCGCCCGGGTACTGCCGCCCATGGCCGACGGCGAGGTGATCTGGGCCCAGGCATGGTCCGAGCCGGAGGCCGGCTCGGACCTCGCGGCGCTGCGCGCCACCGCCCGGCGGACCTCCGGAGGCTGGCTGCTGTACGGGCAGAAGACCTGGTCCTCACGGGCGGCCTTTGCGGATCGGGCCTTCGGACTGTTCCGCGGCGGGCCGGCGGGCGAGCGCCCGCACCAGGGGCTGACGTATGTGATGTTCCCGCTCGACGCGCCGGGGGTGACGGTGCGCCCGATCCGCCGACTCGACGGCAAACCGGCCTTCGCCGAGCTCTTCCTGGACGGCGTCTTCGTCCCGGACCGCGATGTGATCGGCGAGCCGGGGCAGGGCTGGCGGGTGGCGATGAGCACCGCCGGCAGCGAGCGCGGGCTGACGCTGCGCTCGCCGGGGCGGTTCACGGCGGCCGCCGCGCGGCTGGCGGCGCTGTGGCGGGAGCGCGCCGACCCCGCCGACACGGCGCTGCGCGACCGGGTCGCGGACGCGGTCATCGCCGCCCGCGCGTACCACCTGCGCGCCTGCGCGACCGCGACACGGGAGACCGAAGCGGCCGCCTCGCGGGCGGCTGAGACCCGGGCGGGTGAGGCACGGGCGGCTGAGACACGGAGCGGCACGCGCGCCTCCGCGCGGGCTACCGTCCGGCGAGCCGCGACCGCCGCCACCGCGCGGGCGGCCGATCGCCAGAGGGCCGACAACCCCGCCGAGGCCAGTGTCAACAAGGTCTTCTGGTCAGAGCTGGACCTCGCTCTGCATGAGACGGCGCTGGATCTGTTGGGGCCGTACGGGGAGCTGTCGGACGCGGCCGCGGACGCCCCTGGGGGTGGCCGCTGGGCCGAGGGCTACGTCTTCTCGCTGGCCGGGCCGGTCTACGCGGGCACCAACGAGATCCAGCGCGACATCATCGCCGAGCGGCTGCTCGGCCTGGACCGGGGGCGCCGATGA
- a CDS encoding acetyl-CoA C-acetyltransferase, producing MTEAYIVEAVRTPVGKRGGALSAVHPADLGAFVLRTLMDRAGCDPAAVDDVVFGCLDAVGPQAGDIARTSWLAAGLPESVPGVTVDRQCGSSQQAVHFAAQGVLSGTQDLAVAGGVQNMSQVPIGFASRQATEPLGLCEGPFAGSTGWRARYGDQPVTQFHGAELIAERWDISREEMEEFALRSHQRAVRAADEGRFDREIAAYGETSADEGPRRDTSREKMAALKPLREGGRITAALASQVSDGAAAMLLASERAVRDHGLTPRARVHHLSVRGEDPIRMLTAPIPATAHALRRTGMTIDDVDLIEINEAFAPVVLAWLKETGADPARVNVNGGAIALGHPLGATGARLMITLLHELERTGGRYGLQTMCEGGGQANVTIIERL from the coding sequence ATGACCGAGGCATACATCGTCGAAGCCGTACGCACGCCCGTCGGCAAGCGCGGCGGCGCCCTGTCCGCCGTGCACCCGGCCGATCTCGGCGCCTTCGTGCTGCGCACGCTGATGGACCGCGCGGGCTGTGACCCGGCCGCCGTCGACGACGTCGTCTTCGGCTGCCTGGACGCGGTCGGCCCGCAGGCCGGGGACATCGCGCGGACCAGCTGGCTGGCCGCCGGACTCCCGGAATCGGTGCCCGGGGTGACGGTCGACCGCCAGTGCGGCTCCTCCCAGCAGGCCGTCCACTTCGCCGCCCAGGGCGTGCTCTCCGGCACCCAGGACCTGGCGGTCGCCGGCGGTGTGCAGAACATGTCCCAGGTGCCGATCGGCTTCGCCAGCCGGCAGGCCACCGAGCCGCTCGGGCTGTGCGAGGGGCCGTTCGCCGGCTCCACGGGCTGGCGGGCGCGGTACGGCGACCAACCGGTCACCCAGTTCCACGGCGCCGAGCTCATCGCCGAGCGGTGGGACATCTCGCGGGAGGAGATGGAGGAGTTCGCCCTCCGCTCCCACCAGCGGGCGGTGCGCGCCGCCGACGAGGGCCGCTTCGACCGCGAGATCGCGGCGTACGGGGAGACGTCGGCCGACGAGGGTCCCCGCCGCGACACCTCGCGCGAGAAGATGGCGGCCCTCAAGCCGCTGCGCGAGGGCGGCCGGATCACCGCGGCGCTCGCCTCCCAGGTCTCCGACGGCGCCGCCGCGATGCTCCTCGCCTCCGAACGCGCGGTGCGCGACCACGGCCTGACGCCGCGCGCCCGCGTCCACCACCTGTCCGTACGCGGCGAGGACCCGATCCGGATGCTCACCGCCCCGATCCCGGCCACCGCCCACGCCCTGCGCCGCACCGGCATGACCATCGACGATGTCGACCTGATCGAGATCAACGAAGCGTTCGCCCCCGTGGTGCTCGCCTGGCTCAAGGAGACCGGCGCCGACCCCGCGCGGGTCAACGTCAACGGAGGAGCCATCGCCCTGGGCCACCCCCTCGGCGCCACCGGAGCCCGGCTGATGATCACCCTCCTGCACGAACTGGAGCGCACCGGCGGCCGCTACGGGCTCCAGACGATGTGCGAGGGCGGCGGTCAGGCGAACGTGACGATCATCGAACGGCTCTGA
- a CDS encoding class I SAM-dependent methyltransferase yields the protein MSNLRTMAKLVGNRQGVLLVSLWRRVLTPVCRAAFLTSAVHNGVLRLLADQPRTAEELALALGAPAEAGPRLRGWLDVGVELGELGRRGDRYRLRGRLSRALVRPGNEAVAASLEQMVSYQIPALLHAPAMIKDGRRLTLGDMDGEVTARASRVLEPFIEAAIERVVDRGRPVRLLDIGCGTGVYSRHAARLNPLLTGLAVDLQQDVADQAAANLARWGLADRVDTRRADLRELEPGEPFDLVMMHNNIYYFSEGERVAVLERARRLLAPGGRLLLTTSCRDGNVGLRILNLWFDLADFGGPLPHHHELLAQLEGAGFTEVQATRLMPGQAFRAFVGVNG from the coding sequence TTGAGCAACCTACGGACGATGGCCAAGCTCGTCGGCAACCGACAGGGCGTTCTGCTGGTGTCGCTCTGGCGGAGGGTTCTCACCCCCGTCTGCCGCGCGGCGTTCCTGACCTCGGCGGTGCACAACGGAGTGCTCCGGCTGCTGGCGGACCAGCCGCGCACCGCCGAGGAGCTGGCCCTCGCGCTCGGCGCGCCCGCCGAGGCCGGCCCTCGGCTCCGGGGCTGGCTGGACGTGGGCGTCGAGCTGGGCGAGCTGGGCCGCCGTGGCGACCGTTACCGGCTCCGCGGCCGGCTGTCCAGGGCGCTCGTCCGCCCGGGTAACGAGGCGGTGGCCGCCTCCCTGGAGCAGATGGTGAGCTACCAGATCCCGGCGCTGCTCCACGCGCCCGCCATGATCAAGGACGGCCGGCGGCTCACCCTGGGCGACATGGACGGCGAGGTCACCGCGCGGGCGAGCCGGGTCCTGGAGCCGTTCATCGAGGCGGCCATCGAACGTGTCGTGGACCGCGGCCGACCGGTCCGGCTGCTCGACATCGGCTGCGGCACCGGCGTCTACTCACGCCACGCGGCGCGCCTCAACCCGCTGCTGACCGGGCTGGCCGTCGACCTGCAACAGGACGTGGCGGATCAGGCGGCGGCCAACCTGGCCCGCTGGGGGCTGGCCGACCGGGTCGACACCCGCCGCGCCGACCTGCGGGAGCTGGAGCCGGGGGAGCCGTTCGACCTCGTGATGATGCACAACAACATCTACTACTTCTCCGAGGGGGAGCGGGTCGCCGTGCTGGAGCGGGCCCGCCGGCTGCTCGCGCCCGGCGGGCGGCTGCTGTTGACCACCTCGTGCCGGGACGGGAACGTGGGGCTCCGCATCCTCAACCTCTGGTTCGACCTGGCCGACTTCGGCGGCCCGCTGCCGCACCACCACGAACTTCTCGCGCAGCTGGAGGGAGCGGGCTTCACCGAGGTCCAGGCCACCCGGCTGATGCCGGGTCAGGCGTTCCGCGCCTTCGTGGGCGTGAACGGCTGA
- a CDS encoding LacI family DNA-binding transcriptional regulator, whose amino-acid sequence MHRTRPTLENVALYAGVSRATVSRVVNGSPKVAEDSREAVLRAIRELGYVPNQAARSLVTQRTDSFALVLSEEAGRVFSDDQFFPGIVRGVSQELEEADKQLVLMMARSAASRERIERFALARHVDGVIMASLHGTDPLPARLARMGIPVVCNERLLGPQSPPYVGVDNERGAAAAVHHLLDSGRTRVATVAGPRDMVAGIDRLAGYRTEMEAAELPRYVAVGDFTRESGARAMRELLAHRPDLDAVFAASDLMAMGALHALRQAGRRVPDDVAVVGFDDIEPARYTEPPLTTVRQPIAHLGRLLARQLLRLAGGEEVEPAVVLPTELVVRESA is encoded by the coding sequence ATGCACCGGACCCGGCCGACCCTGGAGAACGTGGCACTGTACGCGGGCGTCTCGCGCGCCACGGTCTCCCGCGTCGTCAACGGCTCCCCCAAGGTCGCCGAGGACAGTCGGGAGGCGGTGCTTCGGGCGATACGGGAGCTGGGCTACGTGCCCAACCAGGCGGCGCGCAGCCTGGTGACCCAACGCACCGACTCCTTCGCGCTCGTGCTGTCCGAGGAGGCGGGGCGGGTCTTCTCCGACGACCAGTTCTTCCCCGGAATCGTGCGCGGGGTGAGTCAGGAGCTGGAGGAGGCCGACAAGCAACTGGTGTTGATGATGGCCCGCTCGGCGGCCAGCCGGGAGCGCATCGAACGCTTCGCACTGGCCCGGCACGTGGACGGGGTGATCATGGCCTCGCTGCACGGCACCGACCCGCTGCCGGCCCGGCTGGCCCGGATGGGCATCCCCGTCGTCTGCAACGAGCGCCTGCTGGGACCGCAGTCGCCGCCGTACGTCGGGGTGGACAACGAGCGGGGTGCGGCCGCCGCCGTACACCATCTGCTCGACTCCGGCCGCACCCGCGTCGCCACCGTCGCCGGGCCGCGCGACATGGTGGCGGGCATCGACCGGCTCGCCGGCTACCGGACCGAGATGGAGGCCGCGGAGCTGCCGCGGTACGTCGCGGTGGGCGACTTCACCCGCGAGTCGGGCGCCCGCGCGATGCGCGAACTCCTCGCCCACCGGCCCGATCTCGACGCGGTCTTCGCCGCCTCCGACCTGATGGCCATGGGCGCGCTGCACGCGCTGCGCCAGGCGGGCCGCCGGGTTCCCGACGATGTGGCCGTGGTCGGCTTCGACGACATCGAGCCCGCCCGCTACACCGAGCCGCCGCTGACCACCGTCCGCCAGCCCATCGCCCACCTCGGCCGGCTGCTGGCCCGCCAACTGCTGCGGCTGGCCGGCGGCGAGGAGGTGGAGCCGGCGGTGGTGCTCCCGACCGAGCTGGTGGTGCGCGAGTCGGCCTGA
- a CDS encoding PaaX family transcriptional regulator C-terminal domain-containing protein, whose translation MEHTASGPGAGPTTHGTGTGSTPDAGPLTLRPLTARSVVLSTLLGHHPPQLPARALVRIGALFGTAEGTIRTALTRMVAAGDLEPHDGGYRLTARLLARQARQDESRAPHTRRWSGGWEIAVVTSERRPAAERAALRQAMAELRLAELREGTWLRPDNLLRPHPPVVAAQCTLLTGAPRDDPAALAARLWDLDGWARHARALLSALDRADGPAARFTVAAAILRHLLADPVLPGRLLPADWPGRELRLRYDEFERELRALLPRHTGG comes from the coding sequence ATGGAACACACCGCATCCGGCCCCGGCGCCGGCCCCACCACCCACGGCACCGGCACCGGCTCCACTCCCGACGCCGGGCCGCTCACGTTGCGCCCGCTGACCGCGCGCTCGGTGGTGCTCAGCACCCTGCTGGGCCACCACCCACCGCAGCTCCCGGCCCGCGCGCTGGTCCGGATCGGAGCGCTGTTCGGCACCGCGGAGGGCACCATTCGCACCGCCCTGACCCGCATGGTCGCCGCCGGCGACCTCGAACCGCACGACGGCGGCTACCGCCTCACCGCGCGGCTGCTGGCCCGCCAGGCGCGCCAGGACGAGAGCCGTGCCCCGCACACCCGGCGCTGGAGCGGCGGGTGGGAGATCGCCGTGGTCACCTCGGAGCGCCGCCCGGCCGCCGAGCGCGCGGCGCTGCGCCAGGCGATGGCCGAACTGCGCCTCGCCGAACTGCGCGAGGGCACCTGGCTGCGCCCCGACAACCTGCTGCGCCCGCACCCGCCCGTCGTCGCCGCACAGTGCACGCTGCTGACCGGCGCTCCGCGGGACGACCCGGCCGCGCTGGCGGCGCGGCTGTGGGACCTGGACGGCTGGGCGCGGCACGCGCGGGCGCTGCTGTCGGCCCTGGACCGCGCGGACGGTCCGGCCGCGCGCTTCACGGTCGCCGCCGCGATCCTGCGCCATCTGCTGGCCGATCCGGTGCTGCCCGGTCGGCTGCTGCCCGCCGACTGGCCGGGCAGGGAACTGCGGCTGCGCTACGACGAGTTCGAGCGGGAGCTGCGGGCGCTGCTCCCCCGGCACACCGGAGGGTAG
- a CDS encoding TetR/AcrR family transcriptional regulator, whose product MPNIKKTAVSAAPERRRELLDTAAEVFAAQGYNATTVRRIADEAGMLAGSLYYHFDSKESMLDEILSTFLNELWAGYDAVLAADLGPRETIEALVTESFREIDRHRAAVAIYQKESRQLSAQPRFGYLAESQVRFEKAWLGALERGVAVGAFRADLDIRLAYRFVRDTVWVAASWYRPGGQHSPEEIARQYLSMVLDGIAPRE is encoded by the coding sequence GTGCCGAACATCAAGAAGACCGCCGTGAGCGCCGCACCGGAGCGGCGCAGGGAGCTGCTGGACACCGCCGCCGAGGTGTTCGCCGCCCAGGGCTACAACGCGACCACCGTCCGCCGGATCGCGGACGAGGCGGGCATGCTGGCCGGCAGCCTCTACTACCACTTCGACTCCAAGGAGTCGATGCTCGACGAGATCCTCTCCACCTTCCTGAACGAGCTGTGGGCCGGCTATGACGCGGTGCTCGCCGCCGACCTCGGCCCCCGGGAGACGATCGAGGCGCTCGTCACCGAGTCCTTCCGGGAGATCGACCGGCACCGCGCGGCGGTCGCCATCTACCAGAAGGAGTCCAGACAACTGTCCGCGCAGCCGCGCTTCGGCTACCTCGCCGAGTCGCAGGTGCGGTTCGAGAAGGCGTGGCTGGGCGCCCTGGAGCGCGGTGTGGCGGTCGGGGCCTTCCGCGCCGACCTCGACATCCGACTCGCCTACCGCTTCGTGCGCGACACCGTCTGGGTCGCCGCCTCGTGGTACCGGCCGGGCGGGCAGCACAGCCCCGAGGAGATCGCCCGCCAGTATCTGTCCATGGTGCTGGACGGCATCGCGCCGCGCGAGTGA
- a CDS encoding 2-oxoglutarate and iron-dependent oxygenase domain-containing protein, with protein MSQQLPVIDLSAASRGPEARARLHTELHAAAHDVGFFQLTGHGITDAETAELLRVMRDFFALPEADRLAISNLESPHFRGYTRIGDEHTGGSRDWRDQLDIGAERPPRIPGPNDPAYWWLEGPNQWPEALPELRTTALRWVDRLSDIANRLLHELLASIGAPPDFYDDIFRDEPHLHLKMVRYPGRAPDGADQGVGAHKDYGFLTLLLQDDIGGLQVERADGAFHDVPPIPGAFVVNLGELLEVATDGYLKATHHRVVSPPSERERFSVPFFYNPRLDARVKPLPFAHAQSAPGATRDPNNPLFAEYGRNELKGWLRAHPGVTRRHHASLLEENASAA; from the coding sequence ATGTCGCAGCAGCTGCCCGTGATCGATCTCTCCGCCGCCTCCCGCGGGCCGGAGGCCCGTGCGCGACTGCACACCGAACTCCATGCGGCCGCCCACGACGTCGGCTTCTTCCAGCTGACCGGCCACGGCATCACCGACGCGGAGACCGCCGAGCTGCTGCGGGTCATGCGCGACTTCTTCGCGCTCCCCGAAGCCGACCGGCTCGCCATATCCAACCTGGAGTCCCCGCACTTCCGCGGCTACACGCGGATCGGCGACGAGCACACCGGGGGCAGCCGGGACTGGCGCGACCAGCTCGACATCGGGGCCGAGCGGCCGCCGCGGATCCCCGGCCCGAACGACCCCGCGTACTGGTGGCTGGAGGGCCCCAACCAGTGGCCCGAGGCCCTCCCCGAGCTGCGCACCACCGCCCTGCGCTGGGTCGACCGGCTGAGCGACATCGCGAACCGGCTGCTGCACGAGCTGTTGGCGTCGATCGGCGCGCCGCCGGACTTCTACGACGACATCTTCCGCGACGAGCCGCATCTGCACCTGAAGATGGTGCGCTACCCGGGGCGGGCTCCCGACGGCGCCGACCAGGGCGTGGGCGCCCACAAGGACTACGGCTTCCTGACGCTCCTGCTCCAGGACGACATCGGCGGGCTCCAGGTGGAGCGGGCCGACGGCGCCTTCCACGACGTGCCCCCGATCCCCGGGGCGTTCGTGGTCAACCTCGGCGAGCTGCTGGAGGTGGCCACCGACGGCTATCTGAAGGCCACGCACCACCGGGTGGTCAGTCCGCCCAGCGAACGCGAGCGCTTCTCGGTGCCGTTCTTCTACAACCCGCGTCTGGACGCCCGGGTCAAGCCGCTGCCGTTCGCCCACGCGCAGTCGGCGCCCGGCGCCACCCGCGACCCGAACAACCCCCTGTTCGCGGAGTACGGCCGCAACGAGCTCAAGGGCTGGCTCCGCGCCCACCCCGGTGTCACCCGGCGCCACCACGCCTCGCTCCTGGAGGAGAACGCGTCGGCGGCCTGA